One segment of Clostridium botulinum DNA contains the following:
- a CDS encoding MurR/RpiR family transcriptional regulator — MNDINNDNNENTKDLMRLIQIKFSRLSKGQKLIAEYILKNYDKAAFMTAARLGTSVGVSESTVVRFANELGFSGYPKLQKALQELIKNKLTTVQRIELQNDYYSDGDALKGVLKADMENIRATLEKINQNVFENVVQSIFEAKRIYIIGLRSSTALAEFLGFYLNVILQNVRIVSYGISDIFEQMINIGEDDLVIGIGFPRYAAKTIDVLAFAQDRNAKVVAITDSLLSPLASKADYALIAQSNMASFVDSLVAPLSVINALVIAVGMREKDRISTTFGSLEQIWKDYNVYSYNNRNVADD; from the coding sequence ATGAATGATATAAATAACGATAACAATGAAAATACTAAAGATTTAATGAGACTTATTCAGATTAAATTTTCAAGATTAAGCAAAGGTCAAAAATTAATTGCAGAATACATATTAAAGAATTATGATAAAGCTGCATTTATGACAGCAGCAAGGCTTGGAACTTCAGTTGGTGTATCAGAATCAACTGTTGTAAGATTTGCAAATGAATTAGGTTTTTCAGGATATCCTAAGTTACAAAAAGCATTACAAGAACTTATAAAAAATAAACTTACAACTGTTCAAAGGATAGAACTTCAAAATGATTATTATAGTGATGGTGATGCATTAAAAGGTGTGCTTAAAGCTGATATGGAGAATATAAGAGCAACATTAGAAAAGATAAACCAAAATGTTTTTGAAAATGTTGTACAAAGTATATTTGAAGCAAAGAGGATATATATCATAGGTCTTAGAAGCTCAACTGCACTAGCAGAATTTTTAGGTTTTTATTTAAATGTAATTCTTCAAAATGTAAGAATTGTAAGCTATGGAATTTCAGATATTTTTGAACAAATGATAAATATAGGAGAAGATGACTTAGTTATTGGAATAGGATTTCCAAGATACGCTGCAAAAACTATAGATGTATTAGCTTTTGCACAAGATAGAAATGCAAAAGTAGTGGCAATAACAGATAGTTTATTATCACCTTTAGCATCTAAAGCAGATTATGCTTTAATTGCTCAAAGTAATATGGCTTCATTTGTTGATTCTTTAGTAGCTCCTTTATCTGTAATAAATGCTTTAGTTATTGCAGTTGGAATGAGAGAAAAAGATCGTATTTCAACTACGTTTGGGAGTTTAGAACAAATATGGAAAGATTACAATGTGTATTCTTATAATAATAGAAATGTAGCTGATGACTAA
- a CDS encoding CCA tRNA nucleotidyltransferase → MNFNINIPNDVRFILETLKNNGHEAYIVGGCVRDSILNNIPKDWDITTKARPEEVVKLFNKVILTGVKHGTVTVLINSEGYEVTTYRMDGKYEDSRHPKQVNFVSNLKEDLARRDFTINAMAYNKEDGLIDYFEGVSDLKKKVIKTVGNSEKRFSEDALRMLRAIRFSSQLDFSISNETLNSIKNLRYNIKNISKERIREEFNKILLSSTKGIDILIETGLIEHIFPEIIKFCDFKVDNMYYNDNLYAHTVRAIEEIESALHLKLTMFFYNLIRINNEDIEYTILQVKEFLKEFQYDNNTVNKVTTLILYMNNDLNTKLEIKQILNLINLDLFEDLLKVKEAEILSQNPLYKEKRLSHLLSIRENLKEILLNKECFNLKDLSINGKDLINLGLEKGKNIGEMLNELLELVMNNPDLNDKEILIDIVKEKINL, encoded by the coding sequence ATGAATTTTAACATTAATATTCCAAATGATGTTAGATTTATTCTTGAAACTTTAAAGAATAATGGGCATGAAGCATATATAGTTGGTGGATGTGTAAGAGATAGTATACTTAATAATATTCCTAAAGACTGGGATATAACAACTAAAGCAAGACCTGAAGAAGTTGTAAAATTGTTTAATAAAGTTATATTAACAGGGGTTAAACATGGCACAGTAACTGTACTTATAAATTCAGAAGGTTATGAAGTTACTACATATAGAATGGATGGGAAATATGAAGATAGTAGACATCCTAAACAAGTAAATTTTGTATCAAATTTAAAAGAAGATTTAGCAAGAAGAGACTTCACAATTAATGCTATGGCATATAATAAAGAAGATGGATTAATAGATTATTTTGAAGGAGTAAGTGATTTAAAGAAAAAAGTTATAAAAACAGTAGGTAATTCTGAAAAAAGATTTTCAGAAGATGCTTTAAGAATGTTGAGAGCTATAAGATTTTCATCACAACTAGATTTTAGTATTTCAAATGAGACATTAAATTCAATAAAAAACTTAAGATATAATATAAAAAACATATCAAAAGAAAGAATTAGAGAAGAATTTAATAAGATACTTTTGAGTAGTACAAAAGGTATTGATATTTTAATAGAAACGGGCTTAATAGAGCATATTTTCCCAGAAATAATTAAGTTTTGTGATTTTAAAGTTGACAATATGTATTATAATGATAATTTATATGCTCATACAGTTAGAGCTATTGAAGAAATAGAAAGTGCGCTACACTTGAAATTAACTATGTTTTTTTACAATTTGATTAGAATAAACAATGAAGATATAGAGTACACCATTTTACAAGTTAAAGAGTTTTTAAAAGAATTCCAATATGATAATAACACAGTAAATAAAGTTACAACTTTGATACTATATATGAATAATGATTTAAATACAAAATTAGAGATAAAGCAAATACTAAATTTAATTAACTTAGACTTGTTTGAAGATTTGTTAAAGGTAAAAGAAGCTGAAATATTATCTCAAAATCCATTATATAAGGAAAAAAGGTTATCACATTTGTTATCTATTAGAGAAAATCTTAAAGAAATACTTTTAAACAAAGAATGTTTTAACTTAAAAGATTTAAGTATAAATGGTAAGGATTTGATAAATTTAGGTCTTGAAAAAGGAAAGAATATTGGTGAAATGCTTAACGAATTATTAGAATTAGTAATGAATAATCCGGACTTAAATGATAAAGAAATCCTTATAGATATTGTAAAAGAAAAAATAAATTTATAA
- a CDS encoding late competence development ComFB family protein, with product MDKAINYMEIWVKECMEKLLIENDMCKCDKCKKDIFALALNNLKPYYVSTNKGEIMAKISGMYQQFETDIVIEVSKAIETVKKCPKHSDEGF from the coding sequence ATGGATAAAGCAATAAATTATATGGAAATATGGGTAAAAGAATGCATGGAGAAGTTATTAATTGAAAATGATATGTGCAAATGTGATAAATGTAAAAAAGATATTTTTGCACTTGCCCTTAATAATTTAAAACCATATTATGTATCAACAAATAAAGGCGAAATAATGGCTAAAATAAGTGGGATGTATCAGCAATTTGAAACTGATATAGTAATAGAAGTTTCTAAAGCAATAGAAACAGTAAAAAAATGTCCTAAGCATTCAGATGAAGGATTTTAG